In Porphyromonas cangingivalis, a genomic segment contains:
- a CDS encoding START-like domain-containing protein, with translation MNAKGNGVGYQNEYVLNRASVRSIWNQLTTSKGLSEWFAPNVLIDSKSIRVEWDELGDHREGTITDIENEKLIKWIWNDDKKSYLSMEIVKTELTSTVSLLVDDHDIEMDAVTLEQLWERHIEELRHSLGIE, from the coding sequence ATGAATGCAAAAGGAAATGGGGTTGGTTATCAGAACGAGTATGTACTTAACAGAGCCTCCGTACGCAGTATCTGGAATCAACTGACAACTTCGAAAGGTCTCTCTGAATGGTTCGCTCCGAATGTCCTCATCGACAGTAAAAGCATCCGTGTAGAGTGGGATGAGCTCGGAGATCATCGAGAGGGTACAATCACAGACATAGAGAATGAAAAACTGATCAAATGGATATGGAATGACGACAAAAAGTCTTATCTCTCCATGGAGATCGTCAAGACCGAACTGACCTCGACAGTCTCGCTCCTCGTCGATGATCACGACATCGAAATGGATGCTGTGACACTCGAACAACTTTGGGAACGTCATATCGAAGAACTTCGACATAGCCTCGGCATAGAATAG
- a CDS encoding sensor histidine kinase yields MKIKYKGRILLYFSILFALFTASIIVFERSQERKFKRAVLEEKLDTYTTFIHNEIEKAASTPSEGAFFDLDLPKELRVTLIDRSGKVLYDNSISDIGTLPNHLDRPEISGASKQKRGQDIRLSLSNNIKYLYYAKAYEGLFIRVALPFDTKLSNELKSDNTFLYYIIVLFVVSLLFMNLLANRFGKSIKQLHSFATASERDELPQLSFPDDELGEIGLRITHNYKQLKEKQLEIEIEREKLLQHVHSSEEGICFFNSRREVEFYNGLFIQYLNLLTEEPTSNPSQLFEDPIFGEVDAFLRFPSGSYLETVISKHGKVFSLHVNIFEYGGSEIILNDITKQEKMRRLKQEMTGNIAHELRTPVTSIRGYLETLLEHDMTSDKARHFITQAHRQTLNLSELIQDMGLITKMEEAPQSFVQEHVNIIDILRRIKEEYFSQLQDRGITMSWDIPETLSIQGNTSLIYSIFRNLTDNAIKYAGGQIEIRIVKYNEDEEYYHLSFYDSGVGISDEKHFNRLFERFYRITEGRTRDSGGTGLGLSIVKNAVLLHKGSITPRNRVGGGLEFLIRLHK; encoded by the coding sequence ATGAAAATCAAGTACAAAGGCAGGATTCTCCTCTACTTCTCGATCCTCTTTGCCCTATTTACGGCAAGCATCATCGTATTTGAGCGTTCCCAGGAGCGCAAGTTCAAGCGAGCGGTGTTGGAGGAGAAGCTCGACACGTATACCACCTTTATCCACAACGAAATAGAGAAAGCTGCCAGTACCCCATCGGAGGGAGCGTTCTTTGATCTGGATCTACCGAAAGAACTGCGTGTCACCCTCATTGACAGATCGGGGAAGGTGCTTTACGACAATTCGATCTCCGATATCGGAACACTGCCCAATCACCTCGATCGTCCTGAGATCAGCGGAGCGAGCAAGCAGAAAAGGGGGCAGGACATCCGCCTATCCCTATCCAACAACATCAAGTATCTGTACTATGCCAAAGCCTACGAGGGGCTGTTCATCAGAGTGGCCCTTCCTTTCGACACGAAGCTCTCGAACGAACTGAAGTCGGACAACACTTTCTTATATTATATCATCGTCCTTTTTGTGGTCTCTCTTCTGTTTATGAACCTCTTGGCAAACCGCTTCGGGAAGTCCATCAAGCAACTTCATAGCTTTGCCACAGCTTCCGAGAGGGACGAATTACCACAGTTGTCATTCCCCGACGACGAGCTCGGAGAGATCGGACTGCGCATCACCCACAACTACAAACAACTGAAAGAAAAGCAACTCGAGATAGAGATTGAGCGTGAAAAGTTGCTACAACACGTACACAGTTCAGAAGAAGGGATATGCTTCTTCAACAGTAGGCGCGAGGTAGAGTTTTACAACGGTCTCTTCATCCAATACCTCAACCTCCTCACCGAAGAGCCCACCAGCAACCCATCCCAACTTTTCGAAGATCCGATATTCGGCGAAGTGGATGCTTTTCTCAGATTCCCATCGGGCTCTTATCTCGAGACGGTGATCAGCAAGCACGGCAAGGTCTTCTCGCTCCATGTCAATATCTTTGAGTATGGCGGCTCCGAGATCATCCTCAACGACATCACGAAGCAGGAGAAGATGCGCCGACTCAAACAAGAGATGACGGGCAATATCGCCCATGAGCTACGGACACCCGTCACGAGCATCCGTGGCTACCTCGAAACCCTCTTGGAGCATGATATGACATCAGACAAGGCTCGACACTTCATCACCCAAGCCCACCGACAGACCCTCAATCTCTCCGAACTCATACAAGATATGGGGCTGATCACGAAGATGGAAGAAGCCCCGCAGTCCTTTGTCCAAGAGCACGTGAACATCATCGACATCCTAAGACGGATCAAAGAGGAATACTTCTCTCAGCTCCAAGATAGAGGCATAACAATGTCGTGGGACATCCCGGAGACCTTGTCCATACAGGGCAATACAAGTCTGATCTACTCGATTTTCCGCAACCTCACAGACAATGCCATCAAATATGCAGGGGGACAGATAGAGATTCGTATCGTCAAGTACAATGAGGACGAAGAGTATTATCACTTATCATTCTACGACAGCGGAGTAGGCATCTCGGACGAAAAGCACTTCAACAGACTTTTCGAAAGGTTCTACCGCATCACCGAGGGGCGCACACGAGACAGCGGAGGCACAGGCTTGGGACTATCTATTGTCAAGAATGCCGTCCTCCTGCATAAAGGAAGCATCACCCCTCGCAATCGTGTCGGCGGAGGTCTGGAGTTCCTCATCCGTCTGCACAAGTAA
- the prfB gene encoding peptide chain release factor 2 (programmed frameshift) → MITSDQLSQLLERRDALRGYLDIDQKRIQLEEEEIRTQDPHFWDDPKKAEAHMQIIKSLKNWIEGFENVDSIVEETKLSLDFYKEELVTEAEVDENYANALKKVEELELRNMLRREEDRLGAVLKINSGAGGTEGQDWASMLARLYQRWCEAHNYKVTITNWQDGDEAGIKTATLQIEGDMAYGFLKSENGVHRLVRVSPYNAQGKRMTSFASVFVVPLVDDTIEIEVNPANISWDTFRSGGAGGQNVNKVETGVRLRYMYTDPDTKEEREIIIENTESRSQLNNRENAMRLLKSQLYDLELERRRKAQASIEDSKLKIEWGSQIRSYVFDDRRVKDHRTNYQTSDVNKVMDGEIDDFIKAYLMEFGGGE, encoded by the exons ATGATTACATCAGACCAACTAAGTCAATTGTTGGAGCGCCGAGATGCGCTGAGGGGGTATCTT GACATCGACCAGAAGAGAATACAGCTGGAAGAAGAAGAGATAAGAACCCAAGACCCACATTTTTGGGACGATCCCAAGAAAGCCGAAGCACATATGCAGATCATCAAGTCCCTGAAGAACTGGATAGAGGGATTTGAGAACGTAGATAGCATCGTCGAGGAGACCAAGCTTTCCCTCGACTTCTACAAAGAAGAGCTCGTCACAGAGGCCGAAGTGGACGAGAACTATGCCAACGCACTGAAGAAAGTCGAGGAACTCGAACTTCGCAATATGCTCCGTCGAGAAGAAGACCGTCTCGGGGCAGTCCTCAAGATCAACTCCGGTGCCGGTGGTACCGAGGGTCAGGACTGGGCCTCGATGTTGGCACGTCTCTACCAACGTTGGTGTGAGGCACACAACTACAAAGTCACCATCACCAACTGGCAGGATGGGGATGAGGCGGGCATCAAGACAGCTACCCTTCAGATCGAAGGAGATATGGCATATGGTTTCCTCAAGAGCGAAAACGGGGTGCACCGTCTTGTACGTGTCTCTCCGTACAATGCCCAAGGAAAGCGTATGACTTCGTTTGCTTCAGTCTTCGTCGTTCCCCTCGTGGACGATACCATCGAGATTGAAGTCAACCCTGCCAATATATCTTGGGATACCTTCCGAAGCGGTGGTGCGGGTGGACAGAACGTCAACAAGGTCGAGACCGGAGTGCGCCTTCGTTATATGTACACAGACCCGGACACTAAGGAAGAGAGGGAGATCATCATCGAAAATACAGAGAGCCGTTCGCAGCTCAACAATAGAGAGAATGCCATGCGACTCCTCAAGAGCCAACTCTATGACCTTGAGCTCGAACGTCGTCGCAAGGCTCAGGCTTCAATCGAAGACTCCAAGTTGAAGATCGAATGGGGCTCACAGATCCGCAGTTACGTTTTCGATGACAGACGCGTCAAGGATCACCGCACCAACTACCAGACCAGTGATGTGAACAAGGTGATGGACGGCGAGATCGACGACTTCATCAAGGCTTACCTCATGGAGTTCGGTGGTGGTGAATAA
- a CDS encoding TonB-dependent receptor codes for MKGHYLLVLAAMMGLGAPAMISKADTPNTQKQRPMTDANIIGHVLDKVTGEHIPGIAISIKGTSYGTTTDRSGHFYLRHLKPGTVTVRMQGVGYLTQERVITIEKGKTVEVNFYAEEDVLNLDEVVVSSNRQATLRKFAPTLVSVIDDKIFSAANAVNLAQGLTFQPGIRVENNCQNCGFNQVRINGLDGRFSQILIDSRAIFSSLAGVYGLEQLPANMIDRVEVVRGGGSALYGSSAIAGVINIITKDPTQNSFTYHQNLTMTGGNKADNTLGFNASVIGADSRIGAMIFGQTRARNDWDANGDGFSEIGKISSRSLGARTYFSISGQDRVVAEVHALQESRRGGDRLDLPVQAASVAESTDHTVYSGNVKYDHFSENTKHHLQLYASGQAIDRGSYYGGVGDAALKKLGTSEQEFGVNFGDTKGRTYLVGAQYTYEFDKLLFMPAQLLLGAEYNYDSLNDVMPLRLFEKNDKDEQLFPPINQTIQVWSQMGQIEWKNDMFTFLLGARLDENSAVKSKSGGIKPILSPRATLRYNPSEMFNFRATYAKGFRAPQVFDEDLHVGVVGGEAQRVENALDLNPEYSHSFSLSSDMYFRIGEVKANLLVEGFYTKLVGAFNNEEIEQKNGITFFKRVNGSDANVYGINIEGRLAWDKLTLQGGLTLAKSQWEYEQEWGNRSLLVGETEDNFKNIDTGVEHGATTLEGFVQTKDGEAVSYTQIGLNTKEMLRTPNVYGYFTIGYNPIKMLNLSLTGNYTGQMFVPHTIEIGRGSATTDIELIKQNQRPDTRGEDQAPRWDRLEKSPSFFDLGAKISYDIPIFASSNLQLYIGMNNILNAFQKDFDSFGFRDSGYIYGPTLPRSYYAGLKLNI; via the coding sequence ATGAAAGGACACTATCTATTAGTGCTTGCGGCGATGATGGGACTTGGGGCTCCTGCCATGATCAGCAAAGCGGACACTCCGAACACCCAAAAACAACGCCCAATGACCGACGCAAATATCATCGGACATGTGTTGGACAAAGTCACCGGAGAACACATTCCCGGCATAGCTATCTCTATCAAGGGGACAAGCTACGGCACAACAACCGACCGCTCGGGTCACTTTTACCTCAGACACCTCAAGCCCGGCACCGTCACTGTACGTATGCAGGGTGTGGGCTACCTCACACAAGAGAGAGTCATCACAATAGAAAAGGGTAAGACCGTCGAAGTCAACTTCTATGCCGAAGAGGATGTACTCAACCTCGATGAGGTCGTGGTCTCTTCCAACCGTCAGGCGACCCTACGCAAGTTCGCTCCCACTCTGGTCAGTGTTATAGATGATAAGATCTTCAGTGCGGCGAATGCAGTAAACCTCGCACAAGGCCTTACGTTTCAGCCAGGTATCCGTGTCGAAAACAACTGTCAGAACTGTGGCTTCAACCAAGTACGTATCAATGGTTTGGACGGTAGGTTTTCACAAATCCTCATCGACAGCCGTGCGATCTTCAGTTCGCTGGCAGGGGTATATGGTCTCGAGCAACTACCTGCCAATATGATTGACCGAGTCGAAGTCGTCCGCGGTGGTGGCTCTGCCCTCTACGGTTCAAGTGCCATCGCCGGTGTCATCAATATCATCACCAAAGATCCGACACAAAACAGCTTCACTTATCACCAAAACCTTACAATGACAGGTGGCAATAAGGCTGACAACACACTCGGCTTCAATGCTTCGGTCATCGGTGCAGACAGCCGTATAGGTGCCATGATCTTCGGTCAGACCCGTGCCCGCAACGATTGGGATGCCAACGGCGACGGCTTCAGCGAGATCGGTAAGATCTCCAGCCGTTCTTTGGGTGCTCGCACTTACTTCAGCATCTCGGGACAAGATCGTGTCGTGGCAGAGGTACACGCCCTCCAAGAGTCGCGCCGTGGTGGAGATCGCCTCGATCTTCCGGTACAAGCGGCTTCGGTAGCAGAGAGTACCGATCACACGGTCTATAGTGGTAATGTGAAGTACGACCATTTCTCCGAAAACACCAAGCACCACCTGCAACTCTACGCTTCGGGACAGGCTATCGACAGAGGCAGTTACTACGGTGGTGTGGGCGACGCTGCACTCAAAAAGTTGGGTACAAGTGAACAAGAATTTGGTGTCAACTTCGGAGACACCAAGGGTCGTACTTACCTCGTAGGAGCACAGTACACGTATGAATTCGACAAGTTGCTCTTCATGCCTGCACAACTCCTCCTCGGTGCAGAGTACAACTACGACAGTCTCAATGATGTGATGCCACTACGTTTGTTCGAAAAGAATGACAAAGACGAGCAGCTCTTCCCTCCTATCAATCAGACCATACAAGTATGGAGCCAGATGGGTCAGATCGAGTGGAAAAACGATATGTTCACCTTCCTCCTCGGTGCTCGTCTCGATGAGAACTCTGCGGTGAAAAGCAAAAGCGGTGGCATCAAGCCCATCCTCAGCCCTCGTGCAACATTGAGATACAACCCAAGCGAGATGTTCAACTTCAGAGCGACTTATGCCAAGGGCTTCCGTGCCCCTCAGGTATTTGACGAAGACCTCCACGTAGGTGTCGTCGGTGGTGAAGCTCAGAGAGTGGAAAATGCGCTCGACCTCAATCCCGAATACAGCCACAGCTTCAGCCTCAGTTCGGATATGTACTTCCGCATAGGTGAAGTGAAAGCAAACCTCCTTGTCGAAGGCTTCTATACCAAACTCGTGGGTGCTTTCAACAATGAAGAAATCGAACAGAAGAATGGCATCACATTCTTCAAAAGAGTCAACGGCTCCGATGCCAATGTCTACGGTATCAACATCGAAGGTCGTCTCGCATGGGACAAACTCACTCTCCAAGGAGGCTTGACGCTCGCAAAGAGCCAATGGGAATACGAGCAGGAATGGGGTAACCGCAGTCTCCTCGTCGGTGAGACAGAAGATAACTTCAAGAACATTGACACCGGCGTCGAGCATGGTGCAACCACCCTTGAAGGCTTCGTACAGACAAAGGATGGCGAAGCGGTAAGCTACACTCAAATCGGCTTAAATACCAAGGAGATGCTCCGCACACCAAATGTTTACGGTTACTTCACCATCGGCTACAATCCTATCAAAATGCTCAACCTCTCTTTGACTGGTAACTACACAGGTCAGATGTTTGTCCCTCACACCATAGAAATCGGTAGAGGTTCAGCGACAACCGACATCGAACTCATCAAGCAAAACCAGCGCCCCGACACGAGAGGTGAGGATCAAGCACCACGCTGGGACAGACTCGAGAAGTCGCCATCGTTCTTCGATCTCGGTGCGAAGATATCTTATGACATCCCGATCTTCGCTTCGTCCAACCTCCAGCTCTACATCGGGATGAACAACATCCTCAATGCCTTCCAAAAAGACTTCGACTCTTTCGGATTCAGAGATAGTGGCTACATCTATGGACCTACACTCCCGAGATCTTACTATGCAGGGTTGAAGCTCAACATCTGA
- a CDS encoding NAD(P)H-hydrate dehydratase: protein MLKIYTQEQIFNLEQSATSAKGNCSSLDLCEQMSNAFCAQFQRDFKGTHRIVIFAGPGANGALALAIGRILSNFNHTIEAVVLNPSGLLSDDCLINQRRLSQNQANVNVREVTTSFNPPMIQPEDIVIDGMCGIEMNMPFEGDLANVARYVNKMAKTILSIDIPSGLMSEDNSNNNMENVIKATYTYTFHGPKLAFMLSDNAPYVGEWKVINIGLGDSQPDKRTKYYVFSSSDMEELPRREKHTCKYDYGRVALIAGSQGMMGAAILAGRACMRSGAGHLTVHIPNGTEHIIHTSLPEAVISRDKHSEYFTMFDNAHIYDAIAIGPGLGRNFDSAAALEGLLCYYKKPIIIDADAIHLLASNKSLLNKLPEDSILTPHVGEFDALVGTSSNDYERLMKASQIAVDHRVNIILKGAYTAVCSKSGRIIFNTSGNPGMATAGTGDVLTGTLLALLGRGHSPLVASLFGTFINGYAGNLYANDFSEESLIASDIIDYLPKVFKYFKSSDSFYGM, encoded by the coding sequence ATGTTAAAGATATATACGCAAGAACAGATATTCAATCTTGAACAGTCGGCAACAAGTGCCAAGGGCAACTGCTCTTCGCTTGATCTATGTGAACAGATGAGCAATGCCTTCTGTGCTCAGTTTCAGAGGGATTTCAAAGGGACTCACAGGATTGTCATTTTTGCGGGACCGGGGGCGAATGGGGCATTGGCTCTTGCGATCGGTCGTATATTGTCCAACTTCAACCACACCATCGAGGCTGTCGTGCTGAATCCCTCCGGTTTGCTATCGGACGACTGTCTCATAAACCAGCGTCGCTTGTCTCAAAATCAGGCAAATGTCAATGTGAGGGAGGTCACCACCTCCTTCAACCCTCCCATGATCCAACCTGAAGATATCGTCATCGATGGAATGTGTGGGATAGAGATGAACATGCCTTTCGAGGGAGATCTTGCAAACGTGGCAAGATACGTCAACAAGATGGCAAAGACGATCTTGTCGATAGACATCCCTTCAGGTCTGATGTCGGAAGACAACAGCAATAACAACATGGAGAATGTTATCAAGGCGACATACACGTACACATTTCATGGACCTAAGTTGGCATTCATGCTGTCTGACAATGCTCCCTACGTGGGTGAATGGAAGGTCATAAATATCGGGCTCGGAGACAGTCAGCCGGACAAGCGCACGAAGTATTATGTCTTTAGTTCGTCAGATATGGAGGAACTACCTCGAAGAGAGAAGCATACGTGCAAGTATGACTATGGACGTGTGGCACTCATAGCAGGTAGTCAGGGTATGATGGGAGCAGCGATTCTCGCCGGAAGGGCTTGTATGCGTTCAGGAGCAGGACACTTGACCGTACACATCCCAAACGGGACCGAGCATATCATACATACAAGCTTGCCGGAAGCCGTAATTTCGAGAGACAAACACTCGGAGTACTTCACGATGTTTGACAATGCGCACATCTATGATGCCATCGCCATAGGACCGGGACTGGGGCGCAACTTTGATTCTGCTGCAGCCCTTGAAGGCTTGCTCTGCTACTACAAGAAGCCCATTATCATAGATGCTGATGCCATACACCTTCTGGCAAGCAATAAATCTCTGCTGAACAAACTCCCCGAAGACTCTATCCTCACGCCTCATGTAGGAGAGTTTGATGCACTGGTGGGAACTTCATCCAACGATTACGAAAGGCTCATGAAAGCATCCCAAATTGCCGTTGATCACCGTGTAAATATCATCCTCAAGGGAGCTTATACCGCAGTGTGCTCGAAGAGTGGTAGGATCATATTCAACACCTCAGGCAACCCCGGTATGGCCACTGCGGGGACAGGAGATGTCTTGACAGGGACTTTGCTTGCACTGCTGGGCAGAGGACATAGCCCCTTGGTGGCGTCTCTCTTTGGCACATTCATTAACGGATATGCCGGGAATCTCTATGCCAATGACTTCTCTGAAGAGAGCCTCATAGCAAGCGATATCATTGATTATCTGCCAAAAGTCTTTAAATATTTTAAATCTTCGGACAGCTTCTATGGCATGTAA
- a CDS encoding SH3 domain-containing protein yields MATVSAPAFAQEEEVNTSVFYSCRLKQFDIQLTYDEENTSASVLELKYPNGGIETFDYMDGSEQANRHRLKCEQTGDRAMILTDKSDKGIIKITLSLKGKEKTLILDARPHPTSIDVFVSDDTGSDTNLRNAPKGKIVGKLPKSGTYMMNICDATNGWWRICSNEVSAYTDNMEGEIPAGTEGVAWIHYSVLGTSTRNYGGETLHLRDSPSEKARVTYSFKKELELRPIEEDGRWIKVETTDKKHRGWIDSYWLCGNALTTCP; encoded by the coding sequence ATGGCTACGGTATCCGCACCAGCATTTGCACAAGAAGAGGAGGTAAACACCTCAGTATTCTATTCGTGTAGGCTCAAACAGTTTGATATACAATTGACCTATGACGAAGAGAATACTTCCGCATCCGTACTCGAACTCAAATACCCAAATGGCGGCATAGAGACATTCGATTATATGGATGGCTCTGAGCAAGCAAATCGTCATCGATTGAAATGCGAACAAACCGGCGACCGAGCTATGATCTTGACAGATAAGAGCGACAAAGGCATCATCAAGATCACACTATCTCTGAAGGGTAAAGAGAAGACTCTGATATTGGATGCGAGGCCACATCCAACGAGCATCGATGTTTTTGTCTCTGATGATACCGGCAGTGATACCAACCTCCGCAATGCGCCCAAGGGTAAGATAGTGGGCAAACTACCCAAGTCCGGCACCTACATGATGAATATATGTGATGCCACGAACGGTTGGTGGCGCATCTGTAGCAACGAAGTGTCTGCCTACACGGATAACATGGAAGGAGAAATTCCGGCCGGTACCGAAGGTGTGGCTTGGATACACTACTCTGTACTTGGTACAAGCACGCGCAACTATGGAGGAGAGACCCTGCATCTCAGAGATTCCCCATCAGAAAAGGCACGTGTGACTTACTCATTCAAAAAAGAATTGGAACTTCGTCCTATTGAGGAAGACGGAAGATGGATCAAGGTCGAAACAACTGACAAGAAGCACCGTGGCTGGATAGACTCCTATTGGCTATGCGGTAATGCGCTCACCACTTGCCCATAA
- the efp gene encoding elongation factor P: MATTADFRNGMCLDIDGSYYFIVEFLHVKPGKGPAFVRTKLKNVETGRVLDKTWNSGVKVEEVRIERRPYQYLYKDEMGLNFMHPETFDQIQIPAQSITGVDFLKEGDMVEAMVHAASETILTCELPTHVTLEVTYTEPGIKGDTATNTLKPATVETGAEVRVPLFIETGERIIIDTRDGSYQGRSKE; the protein is encoded by the coding sequence ATGGCTACTACAGCAGACTTTAGAAATGGCATGTGCCTCGATATCGATGGAAGCTACTACTTCATCGTCGAATTTCTTCACGTAAAGCCCGGTAAAGGTCCGGCTTTCGTACGTACAAAGCTCAAAAACGTGGAGACTGGTCGTGTCCTCGACAAGACTTGGAACTCAGGTGTCAAGGTTGAAGAGGTACGTATCGAACGTCGTCCATACCAATACCTTTACAAGGATGAGATGGGGCTAAACTTCATGCACCCTGAGACATTCGATCAGATCCAGATCCCAGCCCAGAGCATCACAGGTGTAGACTTCCTAAAAGAAGGAGATATGGTCGAAGCTATGGTGCACGCTGCGAGCGAAACCATCCTTACTTGCGAACTACCAACTCACGTCACCCTCGAAGTGACTTACACAGAACCGGGCATCAAGGGCGACACAGCGACCAACACCCTCAAACCTGCGACTGTGGAAACCGGTGCAGAAGTACGTGTACCCCTCTTCATCGAGACAGGTGAAAGGATCATCATCGACACAAGAGACGGCTCTTACCAAGGTCGCTCAAAGGAATAA
- the ricT gene encoding PSP1 domain-containing protein, whose translation MKFKDNNGSSCNRMTAQGCCGCMKTKLNTFDYLSDLPKGCNVEDYVEVQFKNTRKGYYLNSLKLPLFKGDVVAVEATPGHDIGTVSLTGKLVELQMRKANFRNNGEPKRIYRIAKPTDIEKFEECKALEHETMIRSRQIAIDLGLDMKIGDVEYQGDGQKAIFYYIADGRVDFRQLIKKLAEAFHVRIEMKQIGARQEAARIGGIGPCGRQLCCSGFMTNFVSVGTNAARLQDLSMNPQKLAGQCAKLKCCLNYEVDVYYEAQKRMPSREIELETEQGVFRHFKSDALSSTVYYVNKNPKEGSEIVALPTHRVFQILNMNKRGDKPFSLLLDEESTQRQSHSTDILDENSLTRFDAVPRRKGKGRRKANGGEESKSGEKATPRASAQEHHGGEQNGNRHKSSRNGRNSRSRQREEGEQRPRNKEQASKEN comes from the coding sequence ATGAAATTCAAAGATAATAATGGCTCTTCGTGTAACAGAATGACTGCTCAAGGTTGTTGTGGTTGTATGAAGACCAAATTAAATACATTCGATTACCTCAGTGATCTGCCGAAGGGCTGCAACGTCGAAGACTATGTCGAAGTACAGTTCAAGAACACTCGTAAGGGGTATTATCTGAATAGCTTGAAACTCCCTCTTTTTAAGGGGGATGTTGTGGCTGTCGAAGCTACGCCCGGACATGACATAGGTACAGTGTCGCTGACAGGAAAACTGGTCGAACTCCAGATGAGAAAAGCAAACTTTCGCAACAATGGTGAGCCGAAACGCATCTACCGCATCGCTAAACCTACGGACATCGAGAAGTTTGAGGAATGCAAGGCTCTCGAACATGAGACGATGATACGCTCTCGTCAGATAGCAATTGATCTCGGACTGGACATGAAGATCGGTGATGTAGAGTATCAGGGGGATGGGCAGAAGGCCATCTTCTATTACATCGCTGATGGTCGTGTGGACTTCAGACAGCTCATCAAGAAGCTGGCCGAAGCCTTCCATGTCCGTATCGAGATGAAGCAGATCGGGGCTCGTCAAGAGGCTGCACGAATCGGAGGGATAGGGCCTTGTGGGAGACAGCTGTGTTGCTCCGGATTTATGACCAACTTTGTCTCTGTCGGCACCAATGCTGCCAGGCTCCAAGACTTGTCGATGAACCCTCAGAAGCTCGCCGGGCAGTGTGCCAAGTTGAAGTGTTGTCTCAACTACGAGGTAGATGTCTACTATGAAGCTCAGAAGCGTATGCCGTCTCGTGAGATTGAGTTGGAGACAGAGCAGGGCGTGTTCCGTCACTTCAAGAGCGATGCCCTCTCAAGTACCGTATATTATGTGAACAAGAATCCCAAGGAGGGTAGTGAGATCGTAGCACTGCCGACACATAGGGTGTTTCAGATTCTCAATATGAACAAGAGGGGCGACAAGCCGTTTTCTCTCCTTCTGGATGAGGAGAGTACACAGCGACAGAGCCACTCTACCGACATCCTTGATGAGAATAGTCTCACCAGATTCGATGCTGTGCCACGCCGTAAGGGCAAGGGCAGAAGGAAAGCTAATGGGGGGGAAGAGAGCAAGTCCGGAGAAAAAGCAACTCCTCGTGCTTCTGCACAAGAGCATCATGGCGGAGAGCAAAACGGCAATAGGCACAAGTCCTCTCGAAATGGTCGTAACTCCAGATCTCGCCAGCGCGAAGAGGGTGAACAAAGACCTCGAAATAAGGAACAGGCATCTAAGGAGAACTGA
- a CDS encoding Crp/Fnr family transcriptional regulator, with amino-acid sequence MRLQDINITAGPLFIGLTNEDAITILERCTTVIKVYAKGEYIVRQGDPVVQLLLPVSGFVRTEMITKEGNVVEIDFIEALRPLAPAFLFADRNMFPVDVIAAEDTTVYVIDRIKWLSEMNANERLLLNFMRLMSNIAVFLSNKVQMMSIKSLKGKLALFILENTRPQTPSFRLSRTLTQLAEHFGVQRPSLSRTIGELVSDGVIEWNKKEIRVLDRFKLECLI; translated from the coding sequence ATGAGACTGCAAGACATCAATATCACTGCCGGCCCCCTCTTTATCGGACTCACCAACGAAGATGCCATCACCATCTTGGAGCGATGCACCACGGTGATTAAGGTCTATGCCAAGGGTGAGTACATCGTGAGACAGGGCGATCCTGTCGTGCAGTTGTTGCTGCCGGTGTCGGGATTTGTGCGTACGGAGATGATCACCAAGGAGGGCAATGTTGTCGAGATCGACTTCATTGAAGCCTTGCGCCCGCTTGCGCCCGCCTTCCTTTTTGCCGACCGCAATATGTTTCCTGTTGATGTCATAGCAGCCGAAGATACCACTGTCTACGTGATAGATAGGATCAAGTGGCTCTCGGAGATGAATGCTAATGAACGTCTTTTGCTCAATTTTATGCGCTTGATGTCGAACATAGCTGTCTTCTTGTCCAACAAGGTGCAGATGATGTCGATCAAGAGTTTGAAAGGAAAGTTGGCTCTTTTCATCCTCGAGAACACGAGACCGCAGACCCCCTCATTTCGCCTCTCACGCACTCTGACACAGTTGGCCGAACACTTCGGAGTCCAACGACCATCTCTTTCTCGCACGATCGGTGAACTCGTAAGCGATGGCGTCATCGAGTGGAACAAGAAGGAAATTCGAGTACTCGATAGGTTTAAGCTCGAGTGTTTGATCTGA